The sequence GGGCGACGACCCCAACCACCGGGGCGGTTCGCGTCGCTGGCTGGTCACCGCCCTCGACAACAGCCTGCGCCGCCTCGGCGTCGACCACGTCGACCTCTACCAGATCCACCGGTGGGACCCGGCCACCAGCGACCAGGAGACGCTGTCGGCCCTGACCGACCTGCAACGCGCCGGAAAGATCCGCTACTTCGGCTCCTCCACCTTCCCCGCCTACCGGATCGTCCAAGCGCAGTGGGCCGCCCGCGAACACCACCTGGGCCGCTACGTCACCGAGCAGCCCAGCTACTCGATCCTGCAGCGCGGAATCGAGGCCCACGTCCTGCCCGTGGCCGAGGAGTACGGCCTTGGCGTGCTCGCCTGGAGCCCGTTGGCCTCCGGCTGGCTGTCGGGCGCGGTCCGCCGGGGCCGGGACGTCACCACCCACCGCGCGACGGTCCTGCCGGAGCGCTTCGACACCGCCGTTGCCGCGAACCAGGCCAGGCTGGACGCCGTGGAGCGACTGGCCCGGATCGCCGACGAGGCGGGCCTGACGATGATCCAGCTCGCGCTGGGCTTCGTCACCGCGCACCCGGGCGTGACCAGCGCCCTCATCGGCCCCCGCACGCTCGACCACCTGCACGCGCAGCTCGCCGCCGCCGACACCGTGCTCTCCGCCGACGTGCTCGACGCCGTGGACGCCGTCGTCGCCCCCGGCACCGACCTCGCCCCCCAGGAGAAGTTCGACACCCCGCCCGCGCTGCTCGATCCGTCACTGCGGCGCCGCCGCTGACCCGAGCACCGGTGCTTCAGCCGGCCTGCCCGTGAGAGGTGAAGAAGCCGACGAGGCTGTGCGGGGCGTCGGCGTCGAGACACAGGGCGTGGATGCGGGACGCCTCGGCGGCAGCGGCGGCGCTGCGCGGGAAGAGGGCCTCCTCGTACGAGGCGAGCGCGGCCTCGATGTCGTACGGGTGCGCGGCCAGGGCCTTGCCGAGTTCGGCGCCGTCGTACATGGCCAGGTTGGCTCCCTCGCCGGACGGACACATCAGGTGGGCGGCGTCGCCGAGCAGCGTCACGCCGGGTACGCGCTTCCAACTGTGCTCGATGGGAAGGGTGTTGACGGTGCGAGGGATCGGTGCGGTCTCGCCGTCGGTGATCAGGGAGGTGAGTTCCGGGGCCCAGTCGTGGAACTCCGCGGCGACGCGGGCGGTGGCCCCGGCGGCGTCGCCGAAGTCGATGGTGTCCAGCCACTCCCGTGGCTTGGTGAGCGTCACGTAGGTGTGCAGGACGCCGTCCGGTTCGCGGTGGGCGGAGATCCCCTTGCCGGGAGCGAGCGCGAAGAGCGAACCGTCGCCGACGGCCCGGGCGGCGGCCGGATGGCGGGAGTCGCTCTCGAAGAGGAAGGTCTCGATCAAGCAGGTGCCGGCGTACTCGGGTTCGGCGTCGGACAGCAGCGGACGCACCCGCGACCATGCCCCGTCCGCGCCCACCAGCAGGCTGGTCGACACGGTCGTCCCGTCCGCGAACATCACCTCGTGCCGGCCGTTCCCGAGGGGCCGGACGCCACTCGCCTTGCGTCCCCACCGGACCGTGCCGGCGGGCAGCGAGTCGAGCAGGAGCCGTCGCAGGGCGCCGCGGGGCACCTCCGGCCGGCCGCCGGTACCGTCGTCCGGCTCGTCCAGCAGGACCCTTCCGTCCTTGTCGAGGACCCGGGACGCTTCGGCCCCCTTGTGGATGATGCCGAGGAACTCCTGGTGGAGCCCGGCCGCCTTCAGCGCGAGCTGCCCGTCGTGCTCGTGGATGTCGAGCAGGCCGCCCTGGGTGCGGGCCGTCGGCGAGGTCTCGGCTTCGTAGACCGTCGCCGGGATGCCGTGGACGTGCAGGACACGGGCGAGCGTCAGTCCGCCGAGCCCCGCGCCGATGATCGTGACCGGAGTGGCCATGGTGGTCCTTTCTGATCGCGGGCCGCCGGGACGTGCAACCCAGGAGGAGCACGCCCGGCAGGAGACTGGAACGCCGTTCCAGCCTCGCCCTCAGGCTGGAACGGCGTTCCAGTCCTTGTCAAGCTGGAATGGCGTTCCAGACCGTTTAGGATCGACGGCATGGCCACCAGGAAGCGTCGTCCGGAGCGACGGCAGGAACCACTCTCCCGGGAGCGCATCGTCACCGCGGCCGTCGAACTCCTCGACACCGTCGGCGAAGGCGGGCTCACGTTCCGCGCCCTGTCCGAGCGTTTGGAGACGGGTCCGGGGGCGATCTACTGGCACGTCACCGGCAAGACCGAACTGCTCGTCGCCGCGACCGACGCCGTCGTGGCCACGATCGTCGCCGGCGACGACACCGGCGCGACGCCGCAGGAGGCGATCCGTGCCCTGGCGCTCGGGGTGTTCGACGCGATCGACGCCCACCCATGGCTGGGCACGCTGCTGGCCCGGCTTCCCCGCACGCCCGGGCGGTCGCCGATGCTGCCGGTCTTCGAACGCATCGGTCGCCAGGTGCGCGCGCTTCACGTACCCGAGGCCGCCCGGTTCACCGCGGCGTCCGCGCTGATGGCCTACATCCTCGGAGTGGCGGGCCAGAACGCCGCCAACACCCGGGCGGCGCGGCCGGACACCGACCGGACCGCGTTCCTCGACGCCACGGCGACCGCGTGGACGGAGCTGGACCCCGACCGGTATTCGTTCACCCGCGAAGTGGCCGGGCAACTGCGCGAGCACGACGACCGCGAGGAGTTCCTCGCCGGTATCGACCTCATCCTCGCGGGCATCACCGCCGGCGGGACCGGGAGCCGGCAACGGCCCTGAGCTACGGGCACGCCGGACGATCGGCACCCCGTGACCGTGGACGACCACGCCGACACACCCGTACCCGCCGCCGGCGAACGGTGGACGGTCGGGGCCGTCGTCGTCGACCAGGACGGCCGCGCCTTCGCCCGGGAAGGCGGTCCCGGCCGACGGCTTTGCATCGACGCCGGGACATCAAGAGGAGACCGGCCGGCGCCTGCGCCGCGTCCGACGCCTGCTCGGCATCTCCACGTGGACCGGCGGCGACGGCGAGGTTCCGCGCCACGAGGCCGGCTCCCTCGCCGAGGTCCACGGCGACCCGGCCCACCCCGCTGTGGAGTGGTTCCGGACACACCGCCTGCCACCGGTTCGGCCCCGGTGACCTCCCGGAAGCATCCGGGCAGCGTTCGGGCGCACGCCGAGGTGCGGTCCTCGGTGCCGGGTCATGGGTAATCCGGTCGCGCATGGTGACCGGTCCCCGGCAGACTGAGGCCGTGGAGCGCTTGGATGAGATCGCGCATCGGCTGGCCGGTGTCGAAGGGGTCGTCGGCGTGTGCCTCGGGGGCAGCCGGGCGAGAGGCACGCACGACCCCGGCTCCGACTTCGACCTGGGCCTGTACTACCGGCCGCCGCTCGACACCGCCGCCCTGCGGAAGCTCGCCGCCGAGCTGACCGGCGAGGCGGTGGAGGTGACCGAGCCGGGCGGCTGGGGACCGTGGGTGGACGGTGGTGCCTGGCTGGTTGTCGACGGCCACCGGGTCGACTGGATCTACCGCGACCTGGACCGGGTGCACCGCGCCTGGAAGCAGTGCCGCGCCGGGCGGTTCGAGATCGGCACCCAGCCCGGCCATCCCCTGGGCGTCTACTCCCACGCCTACGTCGGCGAACTGGCCCTGGGACGTATCCTCGCCGACGCAGGCGGTGAACTGCGCACGCTCCAGGAGCAGACGCGTCACTATCCCGAGCCGCTGCGCGAGGCGCTCATCGGCAACGCGCGTTGGGAGGCGCCGTTCATCCTGGCCGCCGCCCGCAAGGGAGCGGCCCGCGGTGACGCCTTCTTCGTCGCCGGCTGCCTCTTCCGCGCGGTCGGGCTTCTCGTGCACGCCCTCCACGCCCACGCCCGGTGCTGGGTCCTCAACGAAAAGGGCGCGGTGCGGGCCGCGGGAGAACTGCCCAACGCCCCGGCCGACTTCGCCGCCCGGGCCCATGCGCTGTTCGCCGCTCTCGGCACGACCCCGGAAACGCTCACCGCCACACTCGACGCCGCCGACACCCTGACCGCCGAGGTGTGCGGCGAGCCGGCGCGGTGACCAGGACCCGCTGGGCTCAGGCGCGGACACGGCACGTGCCCCGGCGGGCCGGCTGGTCCCGGTGAACGGAGCGGGCGATGGAGACCGGCGGCGTTGAGTCGGCGGAGCAGGGCCCCCTCTTGGTGTGGTGCCGGGCGCGCGGGGCGCCGTAGCGCTGTGTGAGGCGTCCCTGGTGCCGTCGCGGTCGGCGAGTGCGGTCAGGTCGCCGGGCGGTTCTACGGCGGCGGGTACGGCCGTCCGCAGTCGGGCCACCGTACGGCCGGACTCGACGGGCAGGACGTCTGCGTGGGCGAGGCGGCGCAGGCCGGCGACGGTGCGAAGGCCGTCGTCGAGGAGCAGCGGACCAGGGGCGGGGTGTGCGGCAAGCGCCTGTTCCCGGCCGCGACATCGGAGCGCGCCTGTGCGATGGAGGGCGGACACTCCTCGGGAGTGTCCGCGCCGTCAGGCCATCTCGACGTAGCGGTGGACCCGGTCGAGGCGCAGGGCCGCCAAGTCCCGCTGGCGGATCACCCAGTGGGCCACGCCGGAGTCCAGTTCCGTGACGTCGTCGCCGCACCTCCAGGTGGCCAGGAGAGCCCAGTCGCCCTCGGTCCCACCGCCGTACCCGGCCGTACCACCCTCCTCGGAGCCGCCGCCCTCCTCCGGATCGCGGGCGTTGTGGACGGGGTCGTTCTGGGGCGAGACCGGGTGGCCGCCGATCTGAAAGGCCCAGGCAGGCCGGTAACCGCCCACATGGGCCCAGGCGTCGCTGAGTTCGTCGGCGAGTTCGAACTGCTCCTCGTCAGGGAAGTCGCCCCATCTGTCCAGAGCGAAGCTCTCCGGCATCTGGGCGCTCAACTGCCGCCACGATGTGCGGAGTTCCCGGAGCCGGTACGGCTTGCGCCGGCTGTCGGCGAGAGGGGCCGGGGCGGTCGGGGTGCCGGCGGGGACGTACAGGACCGCGTCGGGCACCTGTCCCTCGATGCCGTGCACATCGGGGCCGGCGAAGAAGAGAAGGCGGCCGTCGGAGGGGAGCGGGAGGTTGGTGGCTCCCTGGGGGAGGGCGGCGAGGTCGACGGAGGCCACGAAGGGTTCGGACGGCTTCGGCGCGCCGTACGGCAGCATGGGGTCGCCGCCGATCCGGGCCACGACAGGACCGTCACCGCCCTCGGCCAGGTACACCGCCGGCCGGGCGACACGGATCCATTCCTCCAGCTCCTCCGCCGGAAGGCCCCGGGATGCCGCCTCGGCCCGGAAGCGGTCCGGTATGTCCACGCTCTCGTCGGTCACCGGGTCACCCTAACGGGCGCCGGCAGACGTGAACCAGCCTGCCAGGAAGAGGGGTTGTGGCCGTCTACGGTTCACCGCCCGCAGGCGGGCGGGCGGCACAGGGGACGCGCCGCCCGCCCGCGCAGCGCGCCGACGGCCCTCGGACCCCGGCCCCGGCGAAGGCCCGCGGCCGATCCGCCGGCGACCGCCGGACGCGGTGCGGTCACAGCAGGTGGCGGATCCCGTAGCCGAGCAGACCGGCGACCGTCGCACCGGTGCCGTAGGCGAGGCCGCGGACGAAGTGTGCGGCGGCGGTGCGGCGTTGCCCGCGGGTCCATGCGCCGTACCGGCGGAACCGGGACGGCCGGTCGCCCGGCGGTACGGGAGTGGTGGTCATGGTGCGGGTCCTTCCACGGGTGCGGTGAAGGGAGCCCTTCCGGGGGTGCCTCCCGGGCGGACTCCCTTCAGGGACGGGGGTCAGTGGCTGGTGAGTTCTCGCAGGCGGTCGGCGAGCCGGCGGTCGGGACGGCACAACAGGCCGCCGTCGTCGTGCAGATCGGCCAGCCGGTCCACCTCCGCCTTCAGGCCGCCGATGGGGACGGCCCGTTCCGCACCGGTGAGAGCACCGTGACCGGCGAAGTGCTCCCACACCTCGATCAGCCTCACCAGTTGCTCGGCGTCCAGGTCCGCGCCGCCGCCGGGACCGGCCAGGATCGCGCCGACCTGCTCCCACCAGTGATCCGCCTCTCCCAGTTCCCCGCTCATGAGGTGCTGGAGATACAGGCAGTAGGCCGCCACGCCGTGCCCCGCACCCGCGGCGAACTGCCACCAGAACCGGGCGCTCTCCGGGTGGTCGGCGAGATGGAGGGAGCAGGCGAAGACATGGATGCCGACGATGTCGAGGTCGTCGGTCCACCCTTCGAAGGTGGTGCCGGGAGCGTCGATGATGTCGGTGAGGTCCTTCATGTGCGCCGCCGCGTCGGCCTCGGTGACACCCCGCACGGTGACGGCCTCCAACTGCCGCCGGGCCGCCGTGCTCTCCGGCCGCTCCACGGCCGAGGGCGGAAGGTATCCGGCGTCTTGGGCCAGGCGGCGCAGGCCGGAGGCCACGTCGAAGGGGCGGCGCGGCTCGCACGTGGAGGCACCGGCCAGGCGGTCTTCCCATGTGTTCACGCGGTGTCCTCCCGTTGGGACTTCAGGATCCTGTGGTAGATCGGGGCGAGCCGCTCCCGGGCCTTGCGGCAGTGGTAGTCGACGGTGCTCTGGGTGACGCCCATGTACCAGCTGATGCGCTTGGTGTCGTGGCCGCCGATGTACCGCAGGACCATGACGTCGAACTGGCGCGGAGGAAGAGAACCGAGCGCCGCGTACAGGCCGCTGCCGCTGTCCAGGGCCGCCATCTGCTCGCGGAGAGACAGCAGCTCTTCGGATATGACGGTGCGCCGCACGATCGCCCAGATCTCCTGCTGGAGGTCCTCGCTCTCCTCGCTGAGCCGGTCCCAGTGGCGCAGGATCTCCAGGAAGGCGCGGTGGATGGCCCGTTCGGCCGCGTCGTTCGTGCCCAGCGCGGCCAGGGCGAAGTCGTGGAACGCCTCCTGGTGCAGGATGTAGAGCGCCTCGAACTCCACGGGCAGCGGGAGAGGGGCTTCGGCCACGGGGATCCGGCCGTCGTCCTCGCCGACTTCTTCGGTCATCGGTCCTCTTCGTTGAGGGTTCCAGGGGCCGACGCGGGGGTGCGCCGGCGTGAACTACTCAACCGGTCGAAAGCCCCGAACACGCATACGTCAGTGAACGATTTCTACGGTCAGAGACCACTCGGATGCCCACCGTGACGGACAACGCCCTGTGCGATGCGGCCTGATCAGGGATTTTGCATCACAGCGCGTGACATGGAACTGACAGACCGCTGTTCATATGTGATGAAGAGCACATGAGTTCGTTGTTTATCGCGTATCGGGTCGCAACACTAACGAGTGAAATGCCTCGAAAACTGCGCGCCTCAGGGGTTGAAGTGCTAGCGCGCCGCCCCGGCGTGGAGGAACTGGCAATGACGAAGGCCCCGGTCGTCGCCATGGCCGCCGCTGCCACGGCGCTGGGGACGGTGCTCGGCTCCCTCGCGCTTCGGCTGCGCGCAGGGCTGTGAGCAGTACGTCGAATCCGTGTCCACCTTCGGCATCCTGATGTACGTCACCGCGGCTCTCGTCGTGGTGACCTGGGTCCGCGACGGGCGTCCGCACTCCGGCTGACCCGGAACGGCGGCCGGCCGTCGTACAGGCGCGGGCCGGGAGGCGCCGGGCCCAAGTGTGGGCCGGGTTCGGCGGCCCGGCCGCACTCGTGGTGCGCCGTGAACCCTCCGTTGAGCCGCATGCCGACGCGCTCCGGCCGGCCGTGTACGGCCCCTGGATTCCCACGCCTCCCGGGCGTTGACACGGCGTCACACCCCTCTCATCATGGGAGCGCTCCCATAGGCGGGTTCCGGCCGCCCCGCCCCGCACGCGCACGCTCGCCCCGCACCCCGCTCCGTCCGCTCCTTTTCCTGTGTCACCGGCGCGGAACGCCCTGCTGCCGCGTCGGCGGCTCCGCCTGTCCGGCGGTACCGTCCGGCATCCTGCCGCGCCGCCGGACCCACGAGGGAGGACCCCCATGCCACCACTGCACAGACCCGGCCGTCCGGCCGGCGCCGGGGGCCCGCGCGCCCTCGCGCGCGCCGCGATCGTGCTGGCCGCCACCGCGGCCCTGCTGCCCCCGCTGGCCGGCGTCGCACCCGCCGCGCCCCAGGCGGCGGCCGCCTCGGACGTCGGGGTCCGCGTCAACACCCAGGCGGCGCTGGGCCGGCTGACCGACACCGCGCGCGGCGTCAACACCGCCATCTGGGACTCGCACATGAACGATCCCGAGGTCGCCGGCCTGATGAAGGCGGCCGACGTCGGGATGATGCGCTACCCCGGCGGCTCCTACGCGGACATCTACCACTGGGAGACGCACACGGCGCCCGGCGGCTACGTCGCTCCCGGCACCGGCTTCGACGCCTTCATGGGCACCGTCCGCGCCACCGGCGCGCAGCCGATCCTGATCGCCAACTACGGCTCGGGAACGCCCGAGGAGGCGGCGGGCTGGGTCCGGTACGCGAACGTCACCAAGAACTACGGCGCGAAGTACTGGGAGATCGGCAACGAGATCTACGGCAACGGCCATTACGGCAGCGGCTGGGAGCACGACGACCACGCGGACAAGAGCCCGCAGGAGTACGCCCGTCAGGTCCGCGCGTACGCCAAGGCCATGAAGGCCGTCGACCCGACGGTCAGGATCGGCGCGGTCCTCACCGCACCGGGCGAGTGGCCGGACGGCGTGGTCGGCGGGAGCGATCCCGGCGACTGGAACAACACCGTGCTCTCCCAGGTGACCGACGTGATCGACTTCGTCAGCGTCCACTGGTACGCGGGCGGGGCGGACACCACCGCCCAGGACGCCATGACCCGGCTGACCCGGCTGCCCGGCGAACTGCGGGAGGTGCGCGCCCAGCTCGACCGGTACGCGGGCGCGGACTCGCCGCGCATCGGCATCGCGCTCACCGAGATCAACACCAACACCGGCGGTGCCCGGCTCACCGCCCGTCCCAACGGCCTGTTCGCCGCCGACGCCTTCATGACGGCCCTGGAGAACGGGGTGTTCAACGTCGACTGGTGGGACACCCACAACGGCGCGGGCCAGATCACCACCGTCGACGGCGAGACGGACTACGGCGACATGGGGATGCTCTCCAGCGGCGCCTGCGCCGGTGACGTCTGCGAACCGGCGCCGAACACGCCGTTCCACCCGTACTACGGCATGAAGATGACCAGCGAACTGGGCACCGCGGGCGACACCATGGTCGCCGCCGAGTCCTCCGCGCAGGACGTCTCGGCCCACGCCGTACTGCGGCGCGACGGACGCCTGAGCGTCCTGCTCGTCAACAAGAACCCGGACGCCGCACGGACCGTGGACCTGGACTACGCGGGCTTCACGCCGTCCGCGTCCGCGCCCGAGGTCCACCGCTACGCGCGCGGCGACAGCGACGTCACCGAGGTGGCCGACGGAGCGGTGTCCGCCTCCCAGGTCACCGTGCCGCCGTACGCGCTGCTCACCGTCACGCTGGAACCGCGGGCCGGCACCGGGCCCGGGGCGTCGGCCGCCGGAACGCCGGGCACCCCGAGGCTGGACGCGGTGACCGACACCACCGCGCGCCTGTCCTGGACGGGCGCGACGGGCGCCGCCCGCTATGTGGTCCAGGAACGCGACGGCACGCACACCCGCCTGGTCGGCGAGACCACCGGCACCTCCGTGACCCTGCGCAACCTGCCCCCGGGCAGCACCCACACGGTCAACGTGCTGGCGTCCGACGCCTCCGGACGGCTCTCCGGCCCGTCCTCGCCGCTGACCTTCACCACCGGCACTCCGGCGGACGCCGCCTGCGCGGTGACCTATCACCGCGACACCGGCTGGGGCAACGGCTTCGTCGCCACGATCACCGTCCGCAACCTCTCGGACACCCCGATCACCGGCTGGACCGTGGACTGGGACTGGCCGACCGGTGGCCAGTCGGTGTCCTCCGGCTGGAACGCCACCTTCCAGCAGACCGGCGCGCATGTGCGGGTGACCGCTCCCGAGGGCGCCGGACCGCTGGCCCCGGACGGCGCGTCGACCGTGTCCTTCGGGTTCGTCGGCGCCAACGACGGCCCCAACCCGGACCCGACGGTCTTCCGCCTCAACGGAGCGGTCTGCTCCGGCGGTTGACGCCCGGGCCCGCTCGGGACGGGGGCGCGGGACGACCTCCTCCCGGGCGGGCCGGCGCGGGGTTCGCGGCGGCGCCGGACGGCCGTCGTCCACGCCGTGTACCCGGGTGAAGGGACGACGGATACGAGGGGCCCTCCGGTCATCGTGAACGCCGCCGCGCCGCCCACCGACCTTCTCCTCGACCACGCGCACCGCTCCGACCGGCACCGGCACGGGGGAACCAGCCGTGCCGGACGACGACGCGATCCCCAAGTCCTGCTCGGCGGCACGCTCGAGAGACGGGACCCGTTCATGACCGCCGAGCAGACCCCCGCCACCACCACCGGCACCCGGCCCACCGGCCGCGGCGCCGACAGCGCGCGGCCCGTGTGGATCTGGCTCGCCCTCGGCGCGGCCCTCACCCTGTGGCGTCCGCGTTCGTCGGGATCAAGGCGGTCCTGCACGACTTCAGCCCGGGCCCGTTGGTACTGCTGCGGTTCTGCGTCGCCTCGGTCGGCGTCGTCGCCATCTGGGTCGTCACCGCTCGCCGGCGCTTGAGGCTCCCGGCACTCCGCGACCTGCCGCTGCTCCTGCTGTGCGCCCTGCTGGTGATCGTCGTCTACAACCTCGGCGTCGGCTACGGCGAGTCGACCCTCAGCCCGGGAACGGCCAGCTTCATCATCGGCCAGGCTCCCGTGTTCACACCGTCCTGGCCGCCTTCCTGCTGCGCGAGAAGGTGGCGGTGCTCGGCTGGGTGGGCATCGGCCTCGGAGCCGGCGGCACGGTGGCGATGCTCTTCGCCGACCAGGCCGGGCCGCGGATCAATGCCGGCGCGTTCCACGTCCTCGCGTCGGCGCTCGCCGAGAGTCTCTACTTCGTGCTGTCCAAACCGCTGCTCGGGCGGTACACCTCGACGGAGTTCAACGCCTTCGTGACGGTGCTGGGCACGCTGATGACGCTCCCTTACCTGGGGCGGCTCGGTCACGAGGTGGACGCGGCTTCCGCCGGGAGCATCGCCGTGGTCGTCTACCTGGGGCTGTTCCCCGCGGCCGTCCATCGGCGCGGCCCTCGTGAACAGCCGACGCGCCCGGTGAACCCTCACGGGAGGAGACCGCGACGGCGGGCCCCGCGGTCGAAGCGCGGAGCCCGCCGTCGCGGTCCGGCGGGTCAGGTGCCGACCGTCTCCGTCAGCCGGGTGACGGCCTCGGGCCACGGGGTGGGCACGGCGACCAGGGCGCGCAGGGAACGGGTCTGGCGCGGGGGCAGGCCGAGTGCCAAGATGCCGGTGGCCCGCTCGCCGGTGCCGTACAGGGCGGCCAGCCGCAGCGGGTCCTTGCCCAGGACGCGGACCTCGATCCGGTCGGCTCCGGCCGGTACACCGTGGGCCTGGAGCTTCATGTCGTACTGGTCGGACCAGAAGTACGGCACCGGCGTGAACGGGCGCCGCTCGCCGAAGCGTTCCGGATCCAGTTCGGACAGGAGGTTGCGGGCGGCCGCGAGACCCTGCTCACCGGCGTTCATACGGTGCTCGATCCGCACCTCCCGCCCCAGCACGGGGTGGTACCAGCGGGCGACGTCACCGGCGCCGTAGAGCCCGGGGGCCGCGGCGCAGTACTCGTCGCAGCGCAGTCCGTCCGACAGGTCCAGGCCCGCCGCCTCGGCGCCGGGGCCGCGCAGCCAGTCGACGGCCGGGACGGAGCCGACGGCCAGCAGGACGTCGTCGGCCTCGACCACGGTGCCGTCGGCGAGCACGGCACCGGTCGCCCGGCCCGCCTCCCGGCGGATACCGGTGACCGCCTGTCCCGTGCGCAGGGTGACGCCGTGGGCGCGGTGGACGTCGGCGAGGAGCCGGCCGACCTCCGGGCCCAGCACCCGCCCCATCACCGTGTCCTCGGTGCCGATGAGCGTGACGTCGTGGCCGAGCGCACGCGCCACGGCGGCGGCCTCGGCGCCGAGCACGCCGCTGCCGACCACGGCCAGCCGCCGGCCGGAGACGGCGAGGCGCTCGCGCAGGGCGAGCGCGTCGTCCAGGGTGCGCAGGACGTGCAGTCCCTCGGCCGTGTCGCCGCCGGGCAGGGTGCGCGGCACCACGCCGGTGGCGACGATGACACCGGCGCAGCGCAGCACGGTCCGCCCGGCGTCGTCGAGGGTGAGAGCGCGGTGCGCGGGATCGTAGGCGACGGCGCGGGTGCCCAGCCTGAGGTCCAGGCCGAGCGCCGCGAGCTGGTCGGCGTCGCGCAGCGCGGTGCGTTCCGGCTCCCAGGTGCCGGACAGGACTTGTTTGGACAGCGGAGGGCGGTCGTAGGGCGGGTGGGGTTCGTCGCCGACGAGGGATATCTCCCCGTCCCAGCCCAGGCGGCGCAGGCCCTCGGCCGCGGCCAGCCCGGCCGCCGCAGCGCCGACGACGGCGATCCGCGGGCGGGAGGCCTGCGGGGCGCTCATTCGCGCACCTGGATGGCCGCGGCGGGGCAGATGGTGGCGGCCTCGCGCACGGCGGCGTGCAGGCCGGCGTCCGGAGCGGCGTTCAGCAGGACGACGATGCCGTCCTCGTCACGCTGGTCGAAGACGTCGGGGGCGACCAGTACGCACTGGCCGGCGCCGCAGCACTTCGCCTCGTCGATGGTGATCTGCATCAGGTTTCCTTCGGTGAGTGGTGGTGGACGGGGATGCGGAGGTCACCAGGTGACCGGCAGGGCATGGCAGCCGTAGATGACCATGTCGGTGCGGAAGGGGATCTCCTCGACCGGTACGGCGGGACGCATGCCGGGGAAGCGGCGCAGCAGGGTGCTGATCACCACCTGGAGCTCGGCGCGGGCCAGTGCCTGGCCGAGGCACTGGTGGATGCCGTAGCCGAAGGCGACGTGGTGCTGGGCGTTCGGCCGGGTGATGTCGAGCCGTCCGGCGTCGGGGAAGGTGTCCTCGTCGCGGTTGGCGGAGGGTACGGCGACGATGACGCCCTCGCCGCGGCGGATGAGCTGCCCGCCGACCTCGACGTCCGCCAGGGCCGCGCGGCGGGGGCCGTTGCGGATGATGCTGTGGAAACGCAGCAGTTCCTCCACGGCGCCGCGGATCAGGGAGGGGTCCTCGCGCAGCCGGCCGGCGGTCTCCTGGTCGAGCATCAGGGACAGGGCGCTCAGGCCGATCATGTTGGCGGTCGTCTCGTGGCCGGCGACCAGCAGCAGCACGGCGAACGCCACGAGGTCCTCGTGGGTCAGCTCGTCCCGTGCGTACTGCTCGGTGACGAGCCGGCTGATGATGTCGTCGCCCGGGTCGGCCTTCTTGGCGCCGACCAACTGGTCGATGTAGGCGAGGAGTTCGTTGCGGGCGGGTTCGCGCTGCTCTTCGGTGAGGTCACGGGAGAGCAGGGTACCGGTCAGCCGCTGGAAGGTGTCGTGGTCCTCGTAGGGCACGCCCAGCAGCAGGCTGATGGCGAGCGAGGGCAGCGGCAGTGCCAGGGCCTGGACCAGGTCGACGGGGCGCTCGGAACGGTCGGTCCGCTCCATCGCGTCGCACAGTTCGTCGGTGAGGCGTTGCAGGATCGGGCGCAGCGCCTCCACCCGCTTGACCATGAAGTCCCGGGTGACCATGCGGCGCAGCCGGGTGTGTTCCGGCGGGTCCATGCGGATGAAGCCCCGCGTGGCGCCGGGGCGCGGGCTGCCGCCGGTCATCCCGCTGACCGGGTACCCGGCGGCGGAGGTGTCGGAGCTGAAGCGCACGTCGCCGAGGATCGCCCGGACGTCCGTGTACCGCGTGGCGAGCCATGCCCAGCCGCCGTCGTCCAGCGCGACCTTGGACAGGGGCTCTTCCAGGCGCAGTCGC comes from Streptomyces sp. SCL15-4 and encodes:
- a CDS encoding ferredoxin; this translates as MQITIDEAKCCGAGQCVLVAPDVFDQRDEDGIVVLLNAAPDAGLHAAVREAATICPAAAIQVRE
- a CDS encoding NAD(P)/FAD-dependent oxidoreductase → MSAPQASRPRIAVVGAAAAGLAAAEGLRRLGWDGEISLVGDEPHPPYDRPPLSKQVLSGTWEPERTALRDADQLAALGLDLRLGTRAVAYDPAHRALTLDDAGRTVLRCAGVIVATGVVPRTLPGGDTAEGLHVLRTLDDALALRERLAVSGRRLAVVGSGVLGAEAAAVARALGHDVTLIGTEDTVMGRVLGPEVGRLLADVHRAHGVTLRTGQAVTGIRREAGRATGAVLADGTVVEADDVLLAVGSVPAVDWLRGPGAEAAGLDLSDGLRCDEYCAAAPGLYGAGDVARWYHPVLGREVRIEHRMNAGEQGLAAARNLLSELDPERFGERRPFTPVPYFWSDQYDMKLQAHGVPAGADRIEVRVLGKDPLRLAALYGTGERATGILALGLPPRQTRSLRALVAVPTPWPEAVTRLTETVGT
- a CDS encoding cytochrome P450; translation: MTTTAPLPPLPSRPPSGCPFDPPEGLARLRLEEPLSKVALDDGGWAWLATRYTDVRAILGDVRFSSDTSAAGYPVSGMTGGSPRPGATRGFIRMDPPEHTRLRRMVTRDFMVKRVEALRPILQRLTDELCDAMERTDRSERPVDLVQALALPLPSLAISLLLGVPYEDHDTFQRLTGTLLSRDLTEEQREPARNELLAYIDQLVGAKKADPGDDIISRLVTEQYARDELTHEDLVAFAVLLLVAGHETTANMIGLSALSLMLDQETAGRLREDPSLIRGAVEELLRFHSIIRNGPRRAALADVEVGGQLIRRGEGVIVAVPSANRDEDTFPDAGRLDITRPNAQHHVAFGYGIHQCLGQALARAELQVVISTLLRRFPGMRPAVPVEEIPFRTDMVIYGCHALPVTW
- a CDS encoding EamA family transporter — translated: MASAFVGIKAVLHDFSPGPLVLLRFCVASVGVVAIWVVTARRRLRLPALRDLPLLLLCALLVIVVYNLGVGYGESTLSPGTASFIIGQAPVFTPSWPPSCCARRWRCSAGWASASEPAARWRCSSPTRPGRGSMPARSTSSRRRSPRVSTSCCPNRCSGGTPRRSSTPS
- a CDS encoding cellulose binding domain-containing protein; this encodes MPPLHRPGRPAGAGGPRALARAAIVLAATAALLPPLAGVAPAAPQAAAASDVGVRVNTQAALGRLTDTARGVNTAIWDSHMNDPEVAGLMKAADVGMMRYPGGSYADIYHWETHTAPGGYVAPGTGFDAFMGTVRATGAQPILIANYGSGTPEEAAGWVRYANVTKNYGAKYWEIGNEIYGNGHYGSGWEHDDHADKSPQEYARQVRAYAKAMKAVDPTVRIGAVLTAPGEWPDGVVGGSDPGDWNNTVLSQVTDVIDFVSVHWYAGGADTTAQDAMTRLTRLPGELREVRAQLDRYAGADSPRIGIALTEINTNTGGARLTARPNGLFAADAFMTALENGVFNVDWWDTHNGAGQITTVDGETDYGDMGMLSSGACAGDVCEPAPNTPFHPYYGMKMTSELGTAGDTMVAAESSAQDVSAHAVLRRDGRLSVLLVNKNPDAARTVDLDYAGFTPSASAPEVHRYARGDSDVTEVADGAVSASQVTVPPYALLTVTLEPRAGTGPGASAAGTPGTPRLDAVTDTTARLSWTGATGAARYVVQERDGTHTRLVGETTGTSVTLRNLPPGSTHTVNVLASDASGRLSGPSSPLTFTTGTPADAACAVTYHRDTGWGNGFVATITVRNLSDTPITGWTVDWDWPTGGQSVSSGWNATFQQTGAHVRVTAPEGAGPLAPDGASTVSFGFVGANDGPNPDPTVFRLNGAVCSGG